Proteins from one Dama dama isolate Ldn47 chromosome 12, ASM3311817v1, whole genome shotgun sequence genomic window:
- the LOC133066891 gene encoding olfactory receptor 11G2-like, translating into MRTLETNISGSVSEFILLGFPCRREIQIFLFVLFSIIYFLILMGNASIICAVWSSRKLHTPMYILLANFSFLEICYVSSDVPQMLANIISQTKSISYAGCLLQFYFFFSMCAAEGLFLSVMSFDRFLAICKPLHYPIIMTRRLCVLLVVFCWAGGFLCLLTPLILISQVPFCGPNTVDHFLCDLAPLLALSCAPVSGIRLVCGIVSSLIIFLTLLYILGTYFCVLTVVLQMSSGSGRQKAFSTCASHLAVVSLFYGSVMVMYVSPGSGKYPGIQKFVTLFYALATPFFNPLIYNFRNKDMEEALKKFSVFY; encoded by the coding sequence ATGAGGACCTTGGAGACTAATATCTCTGGGTCTGTGAGTGAGTTCAttctcctgggcttcccctgcCGCAGGGAGATTCAGATCTTCCTCTTTGTGCTCTTCTCCATCATCTATTTCCTGATCCTCATGGGGAACGCATCCATCATCTGTGCTGTGTGGTCAAGCCGGAAGCTCCATACACCCATGTACATTCTCCTGGCCAACTTTTCCTTCCTGGAGATCTGCTATGTCAGTTCTGATGTGCCCCAAATGTTGGCCAACATCATCTCCCAGACCAAGAGCATCTCCTACGCTGGCTGCCTGCTCCAGTTCTACTTCTTCTTCTCCATGTGTGCGGCTGAGGGTTTATTTCTGTCAGTGATGTCTTTTGATCGATTTCTTGCCATTTGTAAACCTTTGCATTATCCTATCATTATGACCCGTCGCCTGTGTGTGTTGTTAGTGGTCTTCTGCTGGGCAGGTGGCTTTCTCTGTTTATTAACCCCTTTGATTCTAATATCTCAAGTGCCCTTCTGTGGTCCAAACACTGTTGACCATTTTCTCTGTGATCTGGCACCTTTGCTGGCACTGTCCTGTGCTCCAGTGTCTGGAATTAGGCTGGTTTGTGGTATCGTGAGCTCTCTAATCATCTTCCTCACCTTACTGTACATTCTTGGCACTTACTTTTGTGTCCTTACTGTGGTGCTACAGATGTCCTCAGGCTCAGGAAGGCAGAAGGCTTTCTCCACTTGTGCCTCCCACCTTGCTGTGGTATCCCTCTTCTATGGCTCAGTCATGGTGATGTATGTTAGCCCAGGTTCTGGCAAATATCCAGGGATACAGAAATTTGTGACCTTGTTCTATGCTTTGGCAACCCCTTTCTTTAATCCCCTGATCTACAACTTCCGGAACAAAGACATGGAAGAAGCACTAAAAAAATTTTCAGTGTTTTACTGA
- the LOC133066890 gene encoding olfactory receptor 11H6-like → MHISEASNISGSVSEFILLGFPCRREIQILLSVMFSLIYLLTLLGNTAIICAVWSSQKLHTPMYILLANFSFLEICYVSSDVPKMLANIISQTKSISYAGCLLQFYFFFSMCAAEGYFLSAMSFDRFLAICRPLHYSTIMTYQLCARLVVFCWAGGFLSILMPAVLMSRVPFCGPNVIDHFFCDLGPLLALSCAPVPKTTLTCATVSSLIIFITFLYILGSYTFVLRAVLRVPAGSGRNKAFSTCASHFLVVSLFYGSVMVMYVSPGSRSHPGTQKFVTLFYCMATPFFNPLIYSLRNKDMKDALKKVLCASEISKNTEK, encoded by the coding sequence ATGCATATCTCAGAAGCCAGTAATATCTCTGGGTCTGTGAGTGAGTTCAttctcctgggcttcccctgcCGCAGGGAGATCCAGATCCTTCTCTCCGTCATGTTCTCCCTCATCTACCTGCTGACCCTCCTTGGGAACACAGCCATCATCTGTGCTGTGTGGTCAAGCCAAAAGCTCCATACACCCATGTACATCCTACTGGCCAACTTCTCCTTCCTGGAGATCTGCTATGTCAGTTCTGATGTGCCCAAAATGTTGGCCAACATCATCTCCCAGACCAAGAGCATCTCCTACGCTGGCTGCCTGCTCCAGTTCTACTTCTTCTTCTCCATGTGTGCAGCTGAGGGCTACTTTCTGTCTGCAATGTCCTTTGATCGGTTCCTTGCCATCTGTCGACCTCTGCATTACTCCACCATTATGACTTATCAACTCTGCGCCCGATTAGTGGTTTTCTGCTGGGCAGGTGGCTTTCTATCAATACTGATGCCTGCAGTTCTTATGTCCCGGGTGCCTTTCTGTGGCCCTAATGTCATTGACCATTTTTTCTGTGACCTGGGACCATTGCTGGCACTATCCTGTGCCCCCGTTCCCAAAACTACTCTAACTTGCGCCACTGTAAGCTCTCTTATCATTTTCATCACCTTCCTCTACATTCTTGGGTCCTATACCTTCGTTTTGCGAGCTGTACTTCGGGTCCCAGCTGGCTCAGGCAGGAACAAAGCTTTTTCTACGTGTGCCTCCCATTTCTTGGTGGTTTCCTTGTTCTATGGCTCAGTCATGGTGATGTATGTGAGTCCAGGCTCCAGGAGCCATCCTGGGACACAGAAATTTGTGACCCTGTTTTACTGCATGGCAACCCCATTCTTTAATCCTCTGATCTACAGCCTCCGGAACAAAGATATGAAAGATGCATTGAAGAAAGTCCTCTGTGCATCAGAAATTtctaaaaatacagagaaatga
- the LOC133066889 gene encoding olfactory receptor 11G2-like — protein MNVSSRETTHSVTHFILLGFPSSPEMQRLYFGLFSAAYILTLMGNTAIVCAVRWDQRLHTPVYIFLGNFSFLEICYVTTTVPNMLAHFLSSSKSISFVGCFAQFYFFFSFGCDEGFYLCIMAFDRYLAICHPLHYPCIMTKDLYTGLVIFGWSGGFILFVTPVVLISRLPFCNPNIIDHFICDPVPLMMLSCSEDTTTQLIYSTFNAVFMIGTFLFILCSYALVILAVVRLPSAASKRKAFSTCASHLAVVILFFGSVMVMYVSPGSGHPVKEQKIVTLFYAVITPLCNPLIYSLRNNEMKAALRKVFWAEISVLKT, from the coding sequence ATGAATGTGTCCAGCAGAGAAACCACCCACTCTGTTACCCACTTTATCCTCCTGGGCTTTCCCTCAAGCCCAGAAATGCAGCGCCTCTACTTCGGGCTCTTCTCAGCAGCCTATATCCTGACCCTGATGGGGAACACGGCCATTGTCTGTGCTGTGCGGTGGGATCAGCGCCTTCACACCCCCGTGTACATCTTCTTGGGGAATTTCTCTTTCCTGGAAATATGTTATGTCACCACAACCGTCCCCAACATGTTGGCCCACTTCCTGTCCTCAAGCAAGTCCATCTCCTTTGTGGGTTGTTTTgcacagttttacttcttcttctctTTTGGGTGTGACGAGGGCTTCTACCTTTGCATCATGGCCTTTGACAGGTATCTTGCCATCTGCCATCCTCTGCATTACCCATGCATCATGACTAAAGACCTCTACACTGGCCTCGTCATCTTTGGGTGGTCCGGTGGGTTCATTCTCTTCGTAACCCCAGTTGTTCTCATTTCACGGTTGCCCTTTTGCAACCCAAATATCATCGACCATTTTATATGTGATCCTGTCCCATTGATGATGCTGTCCTGTTCTGAAGACACCACCACACAACTCATTTACTCTACCTTCAATGCTGTTTTCATGATAGGCACCTTTCTCTTCATCCTTTGCTCCTATGCACTGGTGATTCTGGCTGTGGTAAGGTTGCCCTCAGCAGCCAGCAAACGcaaggctttctctacttgtgctTCTCATCTGGctgtggtaattctgttttttggCTCTGTTATGGTGATGTATGTTAGTCCTGGATCAGGACACCCAGTGAAAGAGCAAAAAATTGTGACCTTATTTTATGCTGTAATAACACCCCTTTGCAATCCTCTAATTTACAGCCTCAGGAACAATGAGATGAAGGCTGCTCTAAGGAAAGTCTTTTGGGCTGAAATATCTGttcttaaaacataa